The proteins below are encoded in one region of Penicillium psychrofluorescens genome assembly, chromosome: 4:
- a CDS encoding uncharacterized protein (ID:PFLUO_006210-T1.cds;~source:funannotate), with amino-acid sequence MSSLNGHATPEKSRLEKSRLDHHESDVVIIGAGILGSALAVTLGRQGRNVVLLEASMKEPDRIVGELLQPGGVQALEKLGLRDCLDGIDAIPVKGYYISYFEEPVVLDYPKLAPSEPAPEGWTFHHGRFVMKLREAALACPNVSVVEAKATALVTSTHTGQVLGVECIRKEQEIKDCYFAQLTVVADGYASKFRKVHHPHAPKFRSKFWGLEMIDAQLPSPYYGHVLLSDHAPVLMYQIGSHETRILVDIPENLPSASVKNGGVKGHLRNTVLPTLPESVQTAFLDALEKGQLRSMPNSFLPAATNKTPGLMILGDALNMRHPLTGGGMTVALNDVCVIRELLSPERVPSLSDTSLVLRQLSTFHWTRKNSSSVINILAQALYMLFAADDQNLKALQRGCFRYFQIGPVDGPVGLLAGLIKQPMVLFTHFFSVAFLSIWVLLRETPWTHLILFPYQSIMVFWTACVVIFPFIWAEIWS; translated from the exons atgtcctccCTCAATGGCCACGCCACCCCCGAGAAATCCCGCCTCGAGAAATCCCGCCTCGACCACCATGAATCCGATGTCGTGATTATCGGTGCTGGAATCCTGGGCTCCGCGCTGGCCGTCACCCTGGGACGACAAGGCCGAAACGTGGTTCTACTAGAGGCATCCATGAAAGAACCCGATCGCATCGTGGGCGAGCTGCTGCAACCCGGCGGAGTGCAGGCGCTGGAAAAGTTGGGACTGCGGGATTGTCTCGACGGGATCGACGCGATCCCTGTCAAGGGCTACTATATCTCGTACTTTGAAGAGCCTGTGGTCCTGGACTACCCCAAATTGGCGCCGTCGGAGCCCGCGCCTGAGGGGTGGACGTTCCACCATGGTCGCTTCGTGATGAAGCTACGCGAAGCCGCGCTGGCCTGTCCCAACGTCTCCgtggtcgaggccaaggccacAGCGCTGGTGACCTCGACGCATACGGGCCAGGTGCTGGGCGTCGAGTGCATACGCAAGGAGCAGGAGATAAAGGACTGCTATTTCGCTCAGCTCACCGTGGTCGCCGACGGGTACGCTTCGAAATTCCGCAAAGTCCACCACCCGCACGCACCCAAGTTTCGCTCCAAGTTCTGGGGCCTGGAGATGATCGATGCGCAACTCCCGAGCCCCTACTACGGTCATGTGCTCCTCAGCGATCATGCGCCGGTCCTGATGTACCAGATCGGTTCGCACGAAACccgcatcctcgtcgacatccCCGAGAACCtgccctcggcctcggtgaaGAACGGTGGCGTCAAGGGCCACCTCCGCAATACGGTCTTGCCCACACTGCCGGAATCCGTTCAGACCGCGTTTCTGGACGCGCTAGAAAAGGGCCAGTTGCGCTCGATGCCCAACTCCTTCCTCCCCGCCGCCACGAACAAAACCCCCGGCTTGATGATCCTCGGCGATGCTCTTAATATGCGCCATCCCTTGACGGGAGGCGGGATGACAGTCGCACTCAATGACGTCTGTGTTATCCGCGAGCTGCTCAGCCCCGAGCGCGTGCCCAGTTTATCAGACACAAGCCTTGTTCTCAGGCAATTATCCACCTTCCACTGGACGAGAAAGAACTCATCCTCCGTCATCAACATCCTCGCCCAGGCGCTATACATGCTTTTCGCCGCCGACG ACCAAAACCTCAAAGCCCTCCAACGGGGCTGCTTCCGCTACTTCCAAATCGGACCGGTTGACGGCCCTGTCGGACTCCTCGCAGGCCTGATCAAGCAGCCCATGGTCCTTTTcacccacttcttctccgtcgccttcctctccatctgGGTTCTGCTCCGCGAAACCCCTTGGACGCACCTCATCCTCTTTCCATACCAGTCCATAATGGTCTTTTGGACCGCGTGCGTGGTTATCTTCCCATTCATATGGGCCGAGATCTGGAGTTGA
- a CDS encoding uncharacterized protein (ID:PFLUO_006211-T1.cds;~source:funannotate), which translates to MAWPPSDASEIPARPALNSQQSSSLPSTPYQHARNLSFHSQSPSPVQGSTSPRSTHSESAHLPPSARKPLDGCKYETAMAYFRRRMPYSLGAEVLPEDKDALKEKLEPEAEKKLTADIMDLYDELLPSAESDDRRRQLLRKLEKLFNEQWPGHEIKVHVFGSSGNKLCSSDSDVDICITTDYKELEHVCKLAEVLAKHGMERVVCVSHAKVPIVKIWDPELRLACDMNVNNTLALENTRMIRTYVEVDERVRPLAMAIKHWTKKRILNDAALGGTLSSYTWICLIINFLQTRDPPILPSLQARPHEKKVTPDGLVCSFDDDLKSLASFGRKNQLSVGALFYQFFRYYGHEVEYQENVISVRQGGLISKEAKGWNLLMNNGLCVEEPFNTSRNLGNTADDTSFRGLHIELRRAFKSAVKGDLADCCLQYEYPPEEERTWERPPPQPRPTLTPALPSRGGRGGGRGGRYTNQFPRGGFAGSRRASNTANRANSFRQPNMPSELSMQAQQQAQQQAQTFLHDQLWQQIQLLQAQEQELRLQLHNQALITGRPPPVIVRQPFIQFPVPQQQHDYTGDENARSRSGTVNNPGLTMPPRQIYNPTYASISASNTQGSTTNPPSPSAASVLPEFRRNPRRSSNATGSRAHSQPARGQNSPSLQNFPPLYTLPQPLDSKRRPPPESSEGDGSGEDENGLPPNSLPSNGSRSDSIDDNQPQGFQGLYNYISPPQLQTYQQPSMLPLSSPMGLTLPNGYTPYVPVPHEYRPGVFQTDAVNGRFEQTPTAGSKLQRSASRPTASRDRGPLIVDGSVPPTEHRAPYASELNDPYGAVSQYTSTSDDHTINTPASFSDSLSQDFQDVPFEMEQLPGFTRPSADIPKPNGIVNAQTNGANGQPELLASRLQNYHLSNAEKLAQSQTQAKALNLDRQKNGSGGGGKDTVQSKQPGDKSAQHSNDNRHQTNHSKRRQNGVELSEKVNGANHKSKSNKGRQDASHNSSNTTSDSKERHVDQHRGKSGAAGGSVNGVNDSSHGGWQTTKKKHRKTAKSSLEPRNTVNGNAEPLPADESMRKGG; encoded by the exons AtggcatggccgccatccGACGCGTCCGAGATTCCTGCTCGCCCAGCGTTGAATTCACAGCAATCGAGctccctcccatccaccccTTACCAACATGCGCGCAacctctccttccactcccagTCGCCCTCCCCCGTCCAGGGCAGTACCTCCCCCCGTTCCACCCACTCCGAATCCGCACACCTGCCCCCCTCCGCCCGAAAACCGCTCGATGGCTGCAAATACGAGACCGCGATGGCCTACTTCCGGAGACGAATGCCATATAGCCTAGGCGCCGAGGTACTCCCGGAGGACAAGGATGCGCTCAAAGAAAAACTCGAGCCCgaagcggagaagaagttgaCGGCAGACATTATGGACCTCTACGACGAGTTATTACCCTCGGCGGAGAGTGACGATCGACGCCGGCAGCTCCTTCGCAAGTTGGAAAAGTTGTTCAATGAGCAATGGCCGGGCCACGAGATCAAGGTCCACGTCTTTGGCTCGTCGGGCAACAAGCTCTGCTCCAGTGACTCTGATG TGGATATCTGTATCACCACCGATTACAAGGAGCTCGAACATGTTTGCAAGTTGGCAGAGGTTTTGGCAAAGC ATGGGATGGAACGAGTGGTTTGTGTGTCGCACGCGAAGGTGCCGATTGTCAAGATTTGGGATCCAGAGCTCAGGCTGGCCTGTGACATGAATGTCAACAACACTCTGGCGTTAGAAAACACCCGCATGATTCGCACCTacgtcgaggtcgacgaacGGGTACGGCCATTAGCCATGGCCATCAAACATTGGACGAAGAAGCGGATTCTCAACGATGCGG CGCTTGGGGGCACCCTCAGTTCCTACACTTGGATTTGCTTGATCATCAACTTCCTGCAAACACGAGATCCTCCCATCCTCCCAAGTCTGCAAGCTCGCCCGCACGAGAAAAAAGTCACCCCCGACGGCTTGGTCTGCTCCTTTGACGATGATCTCAAATCTTTGGCCAGCTTTGGACGAAAGAATCAGCTGTCAGTAGGCGCGTTGTTTTACCAATTCTTTCGATACTATGGGCATGAGGTCGAATACCAGGAGAATGTCATTTCGGTGCGGCAAGGCGGCTTGATCTCCAAAGAAGCCAAGGGCTGGAATTTGCTCATGAACAACGGACTCTGTGTGGAGGAGCCGTTCAACACATCAAGAAACTTGGGCAATACGGCCGACGACACTTCATTTCGGGGTCTCCACATTGAACTGCGGAGGGCATTCAAGTCTGCTGTGAAAGGGGATTTGGCAGATTGCTGTCTACAGTATGAATACCcaccagaagaagagcggaCATGGGAGCGGCCGCCGCCTCAGCCGCGGCCTACACTGACGCCGGCCCTTCCTTCTCgcggaggccgtggaggcggCCGGGGTGGCCGGTATACGAACCAATTCCCTCGCGGAGGGTTCGCGGGTAGCCGTCGGGCCTCCAACACCGCGAACAGAGCCAACTCGTTCCGGCAACCGAATATGCCTTCTGAGCTCTCCATGCAGGCGCAAcagcaggcccagcagcaggcccAGACCTTTTTGCATGATCAGCTTTGGCAACAGATTCAACTGCTTCAAGCCCAGGAGCAAGAACTACGATTGCAGCTGCACAATCAGGCCCTGATTACCGGCCGACCGCCGCCAGTGATTGTCCGGCAGCCGTTTATCCAATTTCCGGTGCCTCAGCAACAGCATGACTATACAGGCGACGAAAACGCGCGGTCAAGATCGGGGACAGTTAACAACCCAGGGCTCACCATGCCCCCCCGACAGATCTACAACCCCACGTATGCCAGCATCAGTGCCTCCAATACTCAAGGCAGCACAACCAACCCTCCCTCGCCATCGGCTGCATCTGTTTTGCCCGAGTTCCGACGTAATCCTCGCCGATCGTCAAATGCAACCGGATCCAGGGCGCACTCCCAACCCGCCCGAGGCCAGAATTCTCCTTCCCTTCAAAATTTCCCACCTCTATACACACTCCCACAGCCACTCGATTCAAAACGACGGCCGCCTCCCGAGTCGTCAGAAGGTGATGGCAgtggagaagatgagaatggtCTTCCTCCAAACAGCCTGCCCAGCAACGGGTCCCGCTCAGACTCTATCGACGACAACCAGCCGCAGGGGTTCCAGGGGCTTTATAACTATATCAGCCCTCCGCAGTTGCAGACGTACCAGCAACCCTCTATGTTGCCTTTGTCCTCGCCTATGGGGTTGACATTACCGAATGGGTATACGCCCTATGTTCCGGTGCCTCACGAATATCGGCCAGGGGTCTTTCAAACGGACGCTGTGAACGGGCGTTTTGAGCAGACCCCTACCGCAGGCTCGAAACTGCAGCGCTCTGCTTCACGGCCAACTGCCTCGAGAGATCGGGGTCCTTTGATCGTGGATGGCTCGGTTCCTCCGACCGAACATCGTGCGCCTTATGCGTCGGAGTTGAACGATCCATATGGTGCCGTGAGCCAATATACGTCGACGTCGGATGACCATACCATCAATACGCCTGCCAGCTTTTCCGATTCCTTGTCGCAGGACTTCCAAGATGTCCCATTCGAGATGGAACAGTTGCCTGGGTTCACCCGGCCGTCTGCAGATATTCCCAAGCCGAATGGTATTGTCAATGCCCAAACCAATGGGGCTAACGGGCAGCCGGAGCTTCTTGCCAGCCGACTGCAAAACTACCACTTGTCAAATGCTGAGAAGTTGGCTCAATCACAGACCCAGGCTAAGGCATTGAATTTGGATCGCCAGAAAAACGGATCAGGAGGTGGTGGCAAGGATACAGTCCAGTCGAAGCAACCAGGGGACAAGTCCGCGCAGCACTCAAACGACAACCGCCATCAGACCAATCACTCGAAGCGCCGCCAGAACGGCGTCGAGCTGTCCGAAAAAGTGAATGGTGCGAACCacaagtccaagtccaaCAAGGGCCGCCAGGATGCGTCGCACAATTCGTCCAATACAACGTCTGACTCCAAAGAGCGACATGTCGACCAACATCGAGGGAAGTCTGGTGCTGCGGGTGGATCTGTTAATGGCGTGAACGATTCGAGTCATGGTGGATGgcagacgacgaagaagaagcaccGCAAAACCGCCAAGTCGTCTCTTGAACCGCGGAACACTGTCAACGGCAATGCGGAACCGCTTCCTGCTGACGAGTCTATGCGAAAGGGTGGCTGA